In a genomic window of Paraburkholderia phenazinium:
- a CDS encoding 2-hydroxychromene-2-carboxylate isomerase, with amino-acid sequence MTTALFDTSSPAIDFWFDFGSNYSYLSVMRIEAQAARHHVKIRWQPFLLGPVFQALGFETSPFVLQKEKGEYVWQDMARQCGKYALPWRRPSAFPRRALLPLRVAMLGADEPWIGAFCRGIMRLNFAQDREIDSPEAVSEVLMQQGLPAQSIIADALADANKLALREQTERARAKGVFGAPTFFVGAEMFWGNDRLDDALACAAGLPLAGN; translated from the coding sequence ATGACCACCGCATTGTTTGACACAAGCTCGCCGGCGATCGATTTCTGGTTCGACTTCGGCAGCAACTACAGCTACCTGAGCGTGATGCGGATCGAGGCGCAAGCCGCGCGGCATCACGTGAAGATTCGCTGGCAGCCGTTCCTGCTCGGTCCGGTGTTTCAGGCACTCGGCTTCGAGACGTCGCCGTTCGTACTGCAGAAGGAGAAGGGCGAGTACGTGTGGCAAGACATGGCGCGGCAGTGCGGCAAATATGCGCTGCCGTGGCGCAGGCCGTCGGCGTTTCCGCGTCGCGCGTTGCTGCCTCTGCGAGTGGCGATGCTGGGAGCCGACGAGCCCTGGATCGGCGCGTTTTGCCGCGGCATCATGCGCTTGAACTTCGCGCAGGATCGCGAGATCGACTCGCCCGAGGCCGTGAGCGAGGTGCTCATGCAACAGGGACTGCCGGCGCAAAGCATCATCGCCGACGCGCTCGCCGATGCCAACAAACTGGCATTGCGCGAGCAGACCGAACGGGCGCGAGCGAAGGGTGTCTTCGGCGCGCCGACCTTCTTCGTGGGCGCGGAGATGTTCTGGGGCAATGACCGGCTGGACGATGCGCTGGCCTGTGCGGCAGGGCTGCCGCTTGCGGGCAATTGA
- the ptsP gene encoding phosphoenolpyruvate--protein phosphotransferase — protein sequence MPSLLTAELVRLNARAASKQDAIVQASELLAAAGFIEPGYLESLQGREQVSNTYLGNGVAIPHGLQEDRHLIRRTGVAVLQLPEGVEWHDGERAHLVVAIAAQSDEHITLLQRLTRLIGDPQQLRTLVEARDPQILVDALNGAVAHTGPSVVDSTPADFEQRVELVLDYPHGLHARPASAWVATAKRYQAALRVRHGDTAADPKNLVSLLQLGASANAQLVLSAQGVDAGDALVALKRTIEALSAEEHERAAAARARRQKAQPVLWTPLDPADVFEGVSAGPGFSIGTVRVLRAAQLEIEDRPGNTVDATHQLDAALHSTANELEALTRDTAARLGAAEGEIFAAHRELLNDSALLEHAARLLLDGHGVAWAWHQAAEQQAARLAALPDPLLAARATDLRDVARRVLKHLGENVATPMRLDTPAILIAEDLTPSDTAMLDPAVTLGFCTVSGGPTSHTAILARTLGVPAAVACGASLLKIADGSEAVLDGTSGRLYVGVSAQDRERARQTQLHLLEQAERAAANRALPAVTLDGHVLEIGANITRPEQVRDALANGADGVGLMRTEFLFLERHDAPSEDEQYDTYRRMIEASGGRQLIIRTLDIGGDKQVPYLNLPHESNPFLGVRGVRLCLRRPDLFVPQLRALYRAAKEGPLWIMFPMVSTLDEARQAIALAETVRAELDAPKVPLGIMVETPSAAAFADHFAALVDFFSIGTNDLTQYVLAVDREHPELARMAESLHPAVLRMIKQTVDGARKHRKWVGVCGGLAGDPLGASILAGLGVDELSMSSRDIPAVKTRLRGSRLDALQALARRALDCEDVDAVRALDNAEIKAAA from the coding sequence ATGCCGTCGCTGCTTACCGCAGAGTTGGTCCGACTCAACGCCCGTGCCGCCTCGAAACAGGACGCGATCGTCCAGGCCAGCGAGTTGCTGGCTGCAGCGGGTTTCATCGAGCCCGGCTATCTCGAGAGCCTGCAGGGTCGCGAGCAGGTCTCGAACACTTATCTCGGCAACGGCGTCGCCATTCCGCATGGCTTGCAGGAAGACCGCCACCTGATCCGCCGCACGGGCGTAGCGGTGCTGCAATTGCCCGAGGGCGTCGAATGGCACGACGGCGAACGGGCTCACCTGGTGGTGGCGATCGCCGCGCAGTCCGATGAGCACATCACGCTGCTGCAGCGTCTGACGCGCCTGATCGGCGATCCGCAACAATTGCGCACGCTGGTCGAAGCGCGCGATCCGCAGATTCTCGTCGACGCCCTGAACGGTGCGGTTGCCCATACAGGTCCGAGCGTCGTCGACAGCACCCCGGCCGACTTCGAACAGCGCGTCGAACTCGTGCTGGACTATCCGCACGGTCTGCACGCGCGGCCTGCGAGCGCATGGGTCGCCACCGCGAAACGCTATCAGGCGGCCTTGCGGGTGCGTCACGGCGACACCGCCGCCGATCCGAAGAACCTCGTCAGCCTGCTGCAACTGGGTGCGAGCGCGAATGCGCAGCTCGTGCTGTCCGCGCAAGGCGTCGATGCCGGCGATGCACTCGTGGCCTTGAAGCGGACCATCGAGGCGCTCTCGGCCGAGGAACACGAGCGCGCCGCCGCGGCCCGTGCTCGCCGTCAGAAGGCGCAACCGGTGTTGTGGACGCCGCTGGATCCCGCCGACGTATTCGAAGGTGTCAGCGCCGGTCCCGGTTTTTCGATTGGCACCGTGCGCGTGCTGCGGGCCGCGCAACTGGAGATCGAGGACCGCCCCGGCAATACCGTCGACGCCACCCATCAGCTCGATGCCGCACTCCATAGCACCGCTAACGAACTGGAAGCCCTGACCCGCGACACGGCCGCTCGCCTCGGTGCAGCCGAGGGCGAAATCTTCGCCGCGCATCGTGAGTTGCTGAACGACAGCGCATTGCTGGAGCACGCGGCACGTCTGCTGCTGGATGGTCACGGCGTGGCCTGGGCGTGGCATCAGGCCGCCGAGCAACAGGCGGCGCGCCTCGCCGCCTTGCCCGATCCGCTGCTCGCCGCGCGCGCCACCGATTTGCGCGACGTCGCGCGGCGCGTGCTGAAACACCTCGGCGAAAACGTCGCCACACCTATGCGTCTCGACACGCCCGCGATTCTGATCGCCGAAGACCTGACGCCCTCCGACACCGCGATGCTCGACCCGGCCGTGACACTCGGCTTTTGTACGGTGTCCGGCGGCCCGACCTCGCATACCGCGATCCTCGCGCGCACGCTCGGCGTGCCCGCCGCGGTGGCGTGCGGCGCGTCGTTGCTGAAGATTGCCGACGGCAGCGAAGCGGTGCTCGACGGCACCTCGGGGCGCCTCTATGTCGGCGTGTCGGCGCAGGACCGCGAACGTGCCCGTCAAACGCAACTGCACCTGCTTGAGCAGGCCGAACGTGCCGCCGCCAATCGCGCGCTGCCGGCCGTGACGCTCGACGGCCACGTCCTCGAGATCGGCGCCAACATCACCCGTCCGGAGCAGGTGCGCGACGCGCTCGCCAACGGCGCGGACGGCGTTGGGTTGATGCGCACCGAGTTCCTGTTTCTCGAACGTCACGACGCGCCGAGCGAGGATGAACAATACGACACCTACCGGCGCATGATCGAAGCCAGCGGCGGGCGCCAGTTGATCATCCGCACGCTCGACATTGGCGGCGACAAGCAGGTGCCGTATCTGAACCTGCCGCACGAATCGAATCCGTTCCTCGGCGTACGCGGCGTGCGTCTGTGCCTGCGCCGCCCCGACCTGTTCGTGCCGCAATTGCGCGCGTTGTATCGCGCGGCGAAAGAAGGCCCGCTGTGGATCATGTTCCCGATGGTCTCGACGCTCGACGAAGCGCGCCAGGCCATCGCCCTCGCGGAAACCGTACGCGCCGAACTCGACGCGCCCAAGGTACCGCTCGGCATCATGGTCGAAACGCCATCGGCCGCCGCGTTTGCCGATCACTTCGCGGCGCTGGTCGATTTCTTCTCGATCGGCACCAACGACCTGACGCAATACGTGCTGGCGGTGGACCGCGAGCATCCCGAGCTGGCGCGCATGGCGGAGAGCCTGCACCCGGCCGTGCTGCGGATGATCAAGCAGACCGTCGATGGCGCCCGCAAGCATCGCAAGTGGGTCGGCGTATGCGGCGGCCTCGCGGGCGATCCGCTGGGTGCGTCGATCCTCGCAGGCCTCGGCGTCGACGAATTGTCGATGAGCTCGCGCGATATTCCCGCCGTGAAGACACGGCTGCGCGGCTCGCGTCTCGATGCGCTGCAGGCGCTCGCGCGACGCGCGCTCGATTGCGAAGACGTCGATGCCGTGCGCGCGCTGGACAACGCCGAAATCAAGGCCGCCGCATGA
- a CDS encoding CmcJ/NvfI family oxidoreductase yields the protein MSTFAEPSLGFSSSSPPSPLLHPRGTPVRSSTPGDRQAVVAGLSYLAPTAQRPVSYAYDPPAGEPRENCAYVSHAMPITDARSLAGGASIHREGFELWDAPSAVKDFFDEEAVRSTYYAEAAELALVATGAQRAYVFDHLVRRREPRRAALTFGRRGEDGVAAANGRIHNDYTEASGRSRLARVLTDPALAAQVRRYSIVNVWRSIKGPVLDTPLAVCDARTVLAADLVSSDVRYPRRTGEIYVALHSPLHRWSYFSAMDRHEALVFKQFDAQMSGVARYTLHAAFDHPQAPADAPPRESIELRCLVVYE from the coding sequence ATGTCTACTTTTGCTGAACCGTCCTTGGGATTCTCTTCGTCCTCTCCGCCCTCTCCGCTCTTGCATCCTCGCGGCACGCCCGTCCGCTCGTCCACGCCCGGCGATCGCCAGGCGGTCGTCGCAGGTCTGAGCTATCTCGCGCCCACCGCGCAAAGACCGGTCAGCTATGCCTACGATCCGCCCGCCGGCGAGCCGCGCGAAAACTGCGCCTATGTCTCGCACGCCATGCCGATCACCGACGCGCGCAGCCTGGCCGGAGGCGCCTCGATCCATCGCGAAGGCTTCGAACTATGGGACGCGCCGAGCGCCGTCAAAGACTTCTTCGACGAGGAGGCCGTGCGCTCGACCTACTACGCCGAAGCGGCCGAGCTCGCCCTCGTGGCGACCGGCGCGCAGCGGGCCTACGTATTCGATCATCTGGTGCGGCGGCGTGAACCGCGGCGCGCGGCGCTCACCTTCGGGCGGCGTGGCGAGGATGGGGTGGCGGCCGCCAACGGCCGCATCCATAACGACTACACGGAGGCCTCAGGACGCAGCCGCCTCGCTCGTGTCCTGACCGATCCCGCGCTGGCTGCGCAGGTGCGGCGCTACAGTATCGTCAACGTGTGGCGCTCGATCAAAGGTCCGGTGCTGGACACGCCGCTCGCCGTCTGCGATGCACGCACCGTGCTGGCGGCTGATCTGGTGAGCAGCGACGTGCGCTACCCGCGCCGCACCGGGGAAATCTACGTCGCGCTGCATTCGCCGTTGCACCGCTGGTCGTATTTCTCCGCGATGGATCGCCACGAGGCGCTGGTCTTCAAGCAGTTCGACGCGCAGATGAGCGGCGTGGCGCGCTATACGCTGCACGCGGCTTTCGATCATCCGCAGGCACCCGCCGATGCACCGCCGAGGGAAAGCATCGAATTGCGCTGCCTGGTTGTGTACGAATGA
- a CDS encoding 1-phosphofructokinase family hexose kinase, giving the protein MNTVVTVTPNPALDQTVCVENLVLGEVNLAASLEFNAGGKGVNVAGCLADYGIETIATGLLGCDDSAAFEAMFAEKRIVDRFVRIAGRPRINVKLVDTARHETTDINLATSLPSAEDVAALQQRIVELAVPGRWFVLAGSLPPGVDVSFYRSVTRVLHAVGARVALDTSGAPLADALAATDAAELPDLIKPNRAELEVALGLSFVDEDALVHAACGLVERGIAHVVVSLGERGALGVTRASNAAAPDAAPAYEGWHAAPLRVPVASTVGAGDALVAGLIASLVEARPWPELGRRATAFAAGKLARVGPHLPDRPSLDALAAQVQVATFSVAANTRHATQQHAAQT; this is encoded by the coding sequence ATGAATACCGTCGTAACCGTTACGCCCAATCCGGCGCTCGATCAGACCGTGTGCGTCGAGAATCTCGTGCTCGGCGAAGTCAACCTCGCGGCGTCGCTCGAATTCAATGCGGGTGGCAAGGGCGTGAACGTCGCCGGCTGCCTCGCGGACTACGGCATCGAAACCATCGCCACGGGTCTGCTCGGCTGCGACGATTCCGCGGCGTTCGAGGCGATGTTTGCAGAGAAGCGGATTGTGGACCGCTTCGTGCGCATCGCCGGACGGCCGCGTATCAATGTGAAACTCGTCGACACCGCGCGCCATGAGACGACCGACATCAATCTCGCGACCTCGTTGCCAAGCGCCGAGGATGTCGCGGCCCTGCAGCAGCGCATCGTCGAGCTGGCCGTGCCGGGCCGCTGGTTCGTGCTGGCGGGCAGCTTGCCGCCGGGCGTCGACGTGTCGTTTTATCGTAGCGTCACGCGGGTTTTGCATGCCGTGGGCGCGCGCGTCGCACTCGATACCAGCGGCGCGCCGCTCGCCGATGCGCTCGCCGCAACCGACGCCGCCGAATTGCCGGACCTGATCAAGCCGAACCGGGCCGAACTGGAAGTCGCGCTGGGTCTGTCGTTCGTCGACGAAGACGCGCTGGTCCATGCGGCCTGCGGACTGGTCGAACGCGGCATTGCGCACGTCGTGGTGTCGCTCGGCGAGCGCGGAGCGCTGGGCGTCACGCGTGCCTCCAACGCCGCTGCCCCAGACGCCGCGCCTGCGTATGAAGGCTGGCACGCCGCGCCGTTACGCGTGCCGGTCGCCAGCACCGTCGGCGCGGGCGATGCGCTCGTGGCAGGGTTGATAGCGAGTCTCGTCGAAGCACGCCCATGGCCGGAACTCGGCCGGCGCGCCACCGCCTTTGCCGCAGGCAAGCTGGCGCGCGTCGGTCCTCATCTGCCCGATCGCCCAAGCCTCGACGCGCTTGCCGCGCAGGTTCAGGTCGCCACCTTCAGCGTCGCCGCAAACACGCGGCACGCCACCCAACAACACGCCGCGCAAACCTGA
- a CDS encoding HD domain-containing phosphohydrolase, whose protein sequence is MADASTIRALDAVKALAFIGDLSMGQPTDHSLRTSWLAARLAAEAGHDDAQCCVVQEVSLLRWSGCTANAAGFSEWLGDDIGGREAMLAMRPGWGGEADVEGRMEATIQPLAQIHCEVSGEIARMLGLEEMTQTALRHIFEAWDGGGFPERLDGARVPQAVFLVALASDLEILSRVYGLEGAQTLIAQKAGRQYPAALSRIACERAAGWLAELDQQSAANRDATLDALPMQQSTAPEIVADVIDLKLPWMAGYSRRVAEAAAGCGTRLGFDAELRQRTYLAGLIHGMGRMAVSNAIWNTPGRLSPAAWEKVRLVPYWTARAGKQIGALARETEIASQAYERLDGSGYFRGAAGGAIGAEARVLAAAACWVALRSPRPWRAALSTDEAAAVLGEEVRAVRLDAGSVDALLSFETDGHEPAADRNRPAAARASLLSPREAEVLKHISLGASNKEVARTLQMSPSTVRTHVESVFRKLECSTRAAATLKASTLGLI, encoded by the coding sequence ATGGCAGACGCTTCAACCATCCGTGCACTCGACGCCGTCAAGGCGCTGGCGTTCATCGGCGACCTCAGCATGGGCCAGCCGACGGATCATTCGCTGCGCACCAGTTGGCTGGCCGCGCGGCTCGCTGCCGAGGCCGGCCACGACGACGCGCAATGCTGCGTCGTGCAGGAGGTGTCGCTATTGCGCTGGTCGGGCTGCACGGCGAACGCGGCGGGTTTTTCGGAGTGGCTCGGCGACGATATCGGCGGCCGCGAAGCGATGCTCGCCATGCGGCCCGGCTGGGGCGGCGAGGCTGACGTCGAAGGACGCATGGAGGCGACGATCCAGCCGCTCGCGCAGATTCACTGCGAGGTGTCGGGGGAAATCGCCCGCATGCTCGGTCTTGAGGAGATGACGCAGACGGCGTTGCGCCACATCTTCGAAGCCTGGGACGGCGGCGGCTTTCCCGAACGGCTCGATGGCGCACGGGTGCCGCAAGCGGTGTTTCTGGTCGCGCTCGCGAGCGACCTGGAGATTCTCAGCCGTGTCTACGGGCTGGAGGGCGCGCAAACATTGATTGCGCAAAAGGCCGGCCGCCAATACCCGGCGGCGCTGTCGCGGATAGCCTGTGAACGCGCGGCTGGCTGGCTCGCCGAACTCGACCAGCAAAGCGCCGCAAACCGCGACGCGACGCTCGATGCGCTGCCCATGCAGCAATCCACCGCGCCTGAAATCGTCGCTGACGTGATCGATCTGAAACTACCGTGGATGGCCGGTTACTCGCGGCGCGTGGCCGAAGCCGCGGCGGGCTGCGGGACACGCCTCGGCTTCGACGCGGAGCTGCGTCAACGGACCTATCTGGCCGGCCTGATTCACGGCATGGGACGTATGGCGGTGTCGAATGCGATCTGGAACACGCCGGGACGCCTGTCGCCCGCTGCGTGGGAGAAGGTGCGGCTGGTGCCGTATTGGACCGCGCGCGCCGGCAAGCAGATCGGGGCGCTCGCGCGGGAAACGGAGATTGCCTCGCAGGCCTACGAACGGCTCGACGGCTCCGGTTATTTTCGCGGCGCGGCGGGTGGTGCGATCGGAGCGGAAGCGCGCGTGCTGGCTGCGGCGGCGTGCTGGGTGGCGCTGCGCTCGCCGCGTCCGTGGCGCGCCGCGCTCTCCACCGACGAGGCTGCTGCCGTGCTCGGCGAAGAAGTGCGCGCGGTACGCCTCGACGCCGGCTCGGTGGATGCTTTGTTGTCCTTCGAGACAGACGGTCACGAGCCGGCGGCCGATCGAAACCGGCCGGCCGCGGCCCGTGCCTCGCTGCTCTCGCCGCGCGAAGCGGAAGTGCTCAAGCACATCAGCCTCGGCGCGAGCAACAAGGAAGTGGCCCGCACCCTGCAGATGAGTCCGAGCACGGTACGCACGCATGTGGAAAGCGTGTTCCGCAAGCTCGAATGCTCAACCCGGGCCGCCGCTACCTTGAAGGCGTCGACGCTCGGGTTGATCTGA
- a CDS encoding LacI family DNA-binding transcriptional regulator, which translates to MNLRIKDVAEAAGVSVTTVSRVLSNNGPVRDTVRQRVLSAIEQLGYRPNAAARRLRSGDTATIGLIVSDVRNPFFTEVSRAVEDAAYQQGLRVILCNTDENPEKEAMYLRLMEEERVTGVIYSPTHDAAQRFKAQHYDFPVVMIDRPGPAGSADAVVLDNRDASARLVEHLVEQGYRRIAGLFGNASTTGRERHEGLMDALRRHGLPAQAEFVDPNPDSAFVHVGVWLAGERETRPDAIVASNGLLLLGAYRAMHAWRARSATSTDDVALAGFDNDAWTDLVSPGVTVIAQPVYEIGKNAMQLLTQRLADPSMSTRTLVLPGELVIRGSTERRVLPVGD; encoded by the coding sequence ATGAATCTACGAATCAAGGATGTTGCGGAAGCGGCAGGGGTGTCGGTCACCACGGTTTCGCGCGTGCTGTCGAATAACGGCCCGGTGCGCGACACGGTCCGGCAACGCGTGCTGAGTGCGATCGAGCAGTTGGGCTACCGGCCCAATGCCGCCGCGCGCCGTTTGCGCTCGGGCGACACCGCGACCATTGGCCTGATCGTCTCGGACGTGCGCAATCCCTTCTTTACGGAGGTCAGCCGCGCCGTGGAGGACGCCGCGTATCAGCAGGGCCTGCGCGTGATCCTGTGCAACACGGACGAGAACCCCGAGAAAGAAGCGATGTACCTGCGGCTGATGGAAGAGGAGCGCGTGACCGGCGTGATCTATTCGCCGACGCATGACGCCGCGCAGCGTTTCAAGGCGCAGCACTACGATTTCCCGGTGGTGATGATCGACCGGCCGGGGCCGGCGGGCAGCGCGGATGCGGTGGTGCTGGATAACCGCGATGCGTCGGCGCGTCTGGTCGAGCATCTGGTGGAGCAGGGCTACCGGCGCATTGCCGGCCTGTTCGGCAATGCCAGCACGACTGGCCGCGAACGTCACGAAGGTTTGATGGATGCGCTGCGCCGTCATGGTCTGCCGGCGCAGGCCGAGTTTGTCGATCCGAATCCCGACAGCGCCTTCGTGCATGTCGGTGTGTGGCTGGCCGGCGAGCGCGAAACGCGTCCCGATGCGATTGTCGCGAGCAATGGCTTGCTGCTGCTCGGCGCGTATCGCGCCATGCACGCGTGGCGTGCGCGCAGCGCCACGTCGACCGATGACGTGGCGCTGGCCGGTTTCGACAACGATGCGTGGACCGACCTCGTGTCGCCGGGCGTCACGGTGATTGCACAGCCCGTGTACGAGATCGGCAAGAACGCCATGCAGTTGCTGACCCAGCGGCTGGCCGATCCGTCCATGTCGACCCGCACGCTGGTATTGCCGGGCGAACTGGTGATCCGCGGTTCGACCGAGCGGCGGGTGCTGCCCGTAGGCGACTAG
- a CDS encoding GFA family protein: MKKTYQGSCYCGKVRFEADIDVNVGRRRCNCWICARQRAWETLVKPEDFRLLAGESELGDYQFGAGNGHHLFCRNCGAASFGRGVVDATGVEYVSIAAGCFDNANPVLTQGLRAHARLEAAR, from the coding sequence ATGAAGAAGACTTATCAGGGCAGTTGCTATTGCGGCAAAGTACGTTTCGAAGCGGATATCGACGTGAATGTTGGACGTCGACGGTGCAATTGCTGGATCTGCGCGAGGCAGCGCGCCTGGGAGACGCTGGTGAAGCCGGAGGATTTTCGCCTGCTGGCCGGCGAATCCGAACTGGGCGACTATCAGTTCGGCGCCGGCAACGGCCACCACCTGTTCTGCCGCAACTGCGGGGCTGCCAGCTTCGGACGCGGCGTGGTGGATGCAACGGGCGTCGAGTACGTATCGATTGCCGCGGGGTGCTTCGACAATGCCAATCCCGTTCTGACGCAGGGACTTCGTGCGCACGCGCGACTGGAGGCTGCGCGATGA
- a CDS encoding LysR substrate-binding domain-containing protein, whose translation MSIPLVRLPSLELIRGFVAVGRRMSITLAAQDLCITQSAVSRQIHALEEQIGAKLLVRGHRAISFTAEGERLFRSADGAVQQMQDVIGEISTTGVPRPVTLSASIGFTGLWLLPRLSRFQQRHPGVDVRVSANNGLVDLRRDGIDLAIRYTSPSLAPAGAIQLFGESIAPVAHPSLGIKTLRSERAIAQHTLLEFDDERHQWLQWPDWLAAHGLQQVKPQGVLHFNQYDQVIQATLAGHGIALGRLELIQPLLDTQQLIQLAPALAASETSHAYWLLHGDDHSRDAVRQVAAWIESEAQAQRLRR comes from the coding sequence ATGTCAATACCGCTCGTCCGCTTGCCCTCGCTGGAACTGATTCGCGGCTTTGTCGCGGTGGGACGGCGCATGAGCATCACCCTCGCCGCGCAAGACCTGTGCATCACCCAGTCCGCGGTCAGCCGGCAAATCCATGCGCTCGAAGAACAGATCGGCGCCAAGCTGCTGGTGCGCGGCCATCGCGCCATCAGCTTCACCGCCGAGGGCGAGCGGCTCTTTCGCAGCGCGGACGGTGCGGTGCAACAGATGCAGGATGTCATCGGCGAAATCAGCACGACGGGCGTGCCGCGCCCGGTGACGTTAAGCGCCAGCATCGGCTTCACGGGGCTTTGGCTGCTGCCGCGCCTCAGCCGCTTTCAGCAGCGCCATCCGGGCGTGGATGTGCGGGTCAGCGCCAACAACGGCCTCGTCGACCTGCGCCGCGACGGCATCGATCTGGCGATTCGCTACACCTCGCCCTCGCTCGCGCCCGCCGGCGCAATCCAGTTGTTCGGCGAATCGATCGCGCCGGTGGCGCATCCGTCGCTCGGCATCAAGACCTTGCGCTCGGAGCGCGCCATCGCGCAGCACACGCTGCTGGAGTTCGACGATGAGCGGCATCAGTGGCTGCAGTGGCCCGACTGGCTGGCCGCGCACGGTCTGCAGCAGGTGAAGCCGCAAGGGGTCCTGCATTTCAACCAGTACGACCAGGTGATCCAGGCGACGCTTGCCGGCCACGGCATTGCGCTCGGGCGACTCGAACTGATCCAGCCGCTGCTCGATACACAGCAGTTGATCCAGCTCGCGCCCGCGCTGGCGGCAAGTGAAACCTCCCACGCGTACTGGCTGCTCCACGGCGACGACCACTCGCGCGACGCTGTGCGTCAGGTCGCGGCATGGATCGAGTCGGAGGCGCAGGCGCAGCGTTTAAGACGGTGA
- a CDS encoding glutathione binding-like protein: MMSLYFAPLACSLATRIALYEAGAHVTYIQVDTRTKRLRDGSDFYPVSPLGQVPVLRTEEGWLLSENAAILPYVADRFPAAQLAPAAGTLQRARLQQWLGFIGTELHKAVFIPLLDSHAPDEVKRYAREKVALRMEILQKQLAETDYLLDGFSVADAYLFAVLNWSPYTGVDLAAWPAVGAHYKRLLVRASVAEALSEEMAIHQQEVTRQAAR, translated from the coding sequence ATGATGAGCCTCTACTTTGCGCCCTTGGCGTGTTCGCTTGCCACCCGTATTGCCTTGTACGAAGCGGGCGCGCATGTGACATATATCCAGGTCGACACCCGCACGAAGCGCTTGCGCGACGGCTCCGATTTCTATCCGGTCAGCCCGCTTGGGCAGGTGCCGGTGCTGCGTACCGAGGAGGGCTGGCTGCTGAGCGAGAACGCGGCGATTCTGCCCTACGTGGCGGATCGCTTCCCGGCCGCGCAACTGGCGCCGGCCGCCGGCACCTTGCAGCGCGCCAGATTGCAGCAATGGCTGGGTTTTATCGGCACGGAATTGCACAAGGCGGTGTTCATTCCGCTGCTCGATTCTCACGCACCGGACGAGGTCAAACGCTATGCACGCGAGAAGGTTGCGCTGCGGATGGAGATACTGCAGAAGCAGCTTGCTGAGACCGACTATTTGCTCGATGGTTTTAGCGTAGCCGATGCCTATCTGTTCGCCGTGCTTAACTGGTCGCCCTACACCGGTGTGGATCTGGCGGCATGGCCGGCAGTTGGCGCTCACTACAAACGGCTACTGGTGCGCGCCAGCGTCGCGGAGGCGTTGTCCGAGGAGATGGCGATTCATCAGCAGGAGGTGACGCGGCAGGCGGCGCGCTAG
- a CDS encoding oxidoreductase produces MMNRDNPVWLITGCSTGFGRELAKLVLARGWRAVVTARDASKVADIAEGHAGQALVLPLDVTDRGQIDAAVAATKERFGRIDVLVNNAGYGYLAAIEEGEDAAVREMFEANVFGLVDMTKAVLPVMRKQRSGLIVNVSSIGGLTSFAATGYYHGTKYAVEGISESLATEVKPLGIDVLIVEPGPFRTNWAGPSIKQSATQIDDYAATAGERRKQTAARSGNQAGDPVRAAQAIIDAALSDTPPLRLLLGKTALELARKKLDFLRKDFDTWEATTVGADFPEDGKNKGAPL; encoded by the coding sequence ATGATGAATCGAGACAACCCCGTCTGGCTGATCACGGGCTGTTCAACGGGCTTCGGCCGCGAACTGGCGAAACTGGTGCTGGCACGCGGCTGGCGCGCGGTGGTCACGGCGCGCGATGCATCGAAAGTCGCGGACATCGCCGAAGGTCACGCCGGCCAGGCGCTCGTCCTGCCGCTCGATGTCACCGATCGCGGGCAGATCGACGCCGCCGTCGCCGCGACCAAGGAGCGTTTCGGCCGCATCGACGTACTGGTCAATAACGCGGGCTACGGCTATCTGGCCGCCATCGAGGAAGGCGAAGACGCGGCCGTGCGCGAGATGTTCGAGGCCAATGTGTTCGGCCTGGTCGACATGACCAAGGCCGTGCTGCCGGTGATGCGCAAGCAACGCAGCGGCTTGATCGTCAACGTGTCGTCGATTGGCGGCCTCACCAGCTTTGCGGCCACCGGCTATTACCACGGCACCAAGTACGCGGTGGAAGGCATTTCGGAATCGCTCGCGACCGAAGTGAAGCCGCTCGGCATCGACGTGCTGATCGTCGAGCCGGGACCGTTCCGCACCAACTGGGCGGGGCCGTCGATCAAGCAGTCCGCCACGCAGATCGACGATTACGCCGCCACCGCCGGCGAGCGCCGCAAGCAGACCGCGGCGCGCAGCGGCAACCAGGCGGGCGATCCGGTGCGCGCCGCGCAGGCGATCATCGACGCCGCGCTCTCGGACACGCCGCCGTTGCGGCTGCTGCTCGGCAAGACCGCGCTCGAACTGGCCCGCAAGAAGCTCGATTTCCTGCGCAAGGATTTCGACACCTGGGAAGCCACGACCGTCGGCGCGGACTTCCCGGAAGACGGCAAGAACAAGGGCGCGCCGCTATAA